From the Rhodococcus sp. NBC_00297 genome, one window contains:
- a CDS encoding reverse transcriptase family protein encodes MSKSFWHHRTARMIAPRLVDIAWNSTELGEVLARFEHVADVETLITRLLERRNHAPDSTEVAAELLEVIGYPGDPFVLPAPPVRPTPAVRFGVPAFATTAELAASLDVTVSELDWFADVGGWLRRAAPPLRHYRAREVAKSRGGTRILEIPKPRLREMQRRVLHRVLDHVVPHPAAHGFRAGRSAVTFARPHEGRDVVVRVDLADFFPTVTRPRVRAVFEACGYPYRVASVLAGVCTTAMPVDEVAGLARTQAALLRVPHLPQGAPTSPALANLVARGLDRRVAGLARARGLVYTRYADDLALSGPSDTDVVTILWALDRIVRDEGFVVNGDKTHVARAHRRQTLAGLVVNESAAAPRDRYDALRALLHNSVRTGAAAQNRAGVPDFRASVYGQIAWIGESSPSRRSRLLAMAERVDWDS; translated from the coding sequence ATGTCCAAGTCGTTCTGGCATCACCGCACGGCGCGGATGATCGCACCGCGCCTGGTCGACATCGCGTGGAACAGCACCGAGCTCGGTGAGGTGCTGGCCCGGTTCGAACACGTCGCGGACGTCGAGACCCTCATCACCAGGCTCCTCGAGCGGCGTAACCATGCGCCCGATTCGACGGAAGTCGCCGCCGAACTCCTCGAGGTCATCGGGTATCCCGGTGATCCGTTCGTCCTCCCCGCGCCGCCCGTCCGTCCCACTCCGGCGGTGCGCTTCGGGGTTCCCGCGTTCGCGACGACCGCCGAGCTCGCCGCGTCACTGGACGTCACCGTCTCCGAACTCGACTGGTTCGCCGACGTCGGCGGCTGGTTGCGTCGGGCGGCTCCGCCGCTGCGCCACTACCGGGCTCGTGAGGTGGCCAAGAGTCGCGGCGGGACGCGCATCCTGGAGATTCCCAAGCCGAGACTGCGCGAGATGCAGCGGCGCGTGCTCCACCGCGTCCTCGATCACGTGGTGCCGCATCCTGCCGCTCACGGTTTCCGGGCCGGTCGGAGTGCCGTGACCTTCGCGCGCCCGCACGAGGGCCGGGACGTCGTCGTCCGGGTCGATCTCGCGGACTTCTTCCCGACGGTGACGAGGCCGCGCGTGCGCGCCGTGTTCGAGGCCTGCGGGTACCCGTACCGGGTGGCGTCGGTCCTCGCCGGCGTCTGCACCACCGCGATGCCGGTCGACGAGGTCGCCGGTCTGGCCCGGACTCAGGCGGCATTGCTGCGCGTCCCGCACCTCCCGCAGGGAGCACCGACCTCGCCCGCGCTCGCCAATCTGGTGGCCCGCGGACTCGACCGTCGCGTCGCGGGCCTCGCCCGCGCCCGTGGGCTCGTCTACACCCGCTACGCCGACGACCTGGCGCTGTCGGGCCCGTCGGACACCGATGTGGTCACGATCCTCTGGGCGCTCGACCGCATCGTGCGCGACGAGGGCTTCGTGGTGAACGGTGACAAGACTCACGTCGCGCGTGCACACCGTCGGCAGACGCTGGCCGGGCTGGTGGTGAACGAGAGTGCCGCGGCGCCCCGTGACCGCTACGACGCACTCCGCGCGCTGCTCCACAACAGTGTTCGTACCGGTGCCGCTGCCCAGAATCGTGCAGGTGTACCGGACTTCCGTGCCTCGGTGTACGGGCAGATCGCCTGGATCGGCGAAAGCAGTCCTTCGCGGCGGTCACGACTTCTGGCCATGGCGGAACGAGTCGATTGGGACTCCTGA
- a CDS encoding carboxyl transferase domain-containing protein, whose translation MLDGARTERTSRRDDHLALVDELHRAMAAAARGGSDASRERHVSRGKLLPRDRVDTLLDDGSPFLEIAPLAANGMYDDACPGAGVIAGIGRVSGREVMVVANDATVKGGTYYPMTVKKHLRAQEIALQNRLPCVYLVDSGGAFLPMQDDVFPDREHFGRIFFNQATMSAKGIAQIAAVMGSCTAGGAYVPAMSDEAIIVRNQGTIFLGGPPLVKAATGEVVTAEDLGGGDVHSKISGVTDHLATDDRDALRRVRAIVATLGPRTPSPWEVRTPLPASDQSELYDVVPTDPRTPYDVHEVITRLVDGGQFQEFKAEYGTTLVTGFAHIDGHPVGIVANNGVLFGESAVKGAHFIELCDKRSVPLLFLQNITGFMVGREYEAGGIAKHGAKMVTAVACARVPKLTVVIGGSYGAGNYSMCGRAYSPRFLWMWPNARISVMGGEQAASVLATVRSDQRSASGEPWTEDEQERFKEPIRRQYEEQGNPYHSTARLWDDGIIDPADTRTVLSLALSVCANAPLEPVSYGVFRM comes from the coding sequence ATGCTGGACGGTGCTCGAACCGAGCGCACGAGCAGGCGGGACGATCACCTCGCGCTGGTCGACGAGCTGCACCGAGCCATGGCGGCCGCTGCCCGCGGCGGCAGTGACGCCTCCCGTGAGCGCCATGTATCCCGCGGCAAGCTGCTTCCGCGCGACCGTGTCGACACGCTGCTCGACGACGGCAGCCCGTTCCTCGAGATCGCCCCGCTGGCCGCGAACGGCATGTATGACGATGCGTGCCCGGGCGCCGGTGTGATCGCCGGAATCGGCCGGGTGTCGGGCCGCGAGGTGATGGTCGTGGCCAACGACGCCACGGTCAAGGGCGGCACGTACTACCCGATGACCGTCAAGAAGCATCTGCGCGCGCAGGAGATCGCCCTGCAAAACCGGCTGCCCTGCGTGTACCTCGTCGACTCGGGTGGCGCGTTCCTGCCGATGCAGGACGACGTGTTCCCCGACCGGGAACACTTCGGCCGGATCTTCTTCAACCAGGCGACGATGAGTGCGAAGGGCATCGCCCAGATCGCGGCGGTGATGGGGTCCTGCACCGCCGGTGGCGCGTACGTGCCCGCGATGAGCGACGAGGCGATCATCGTCCGCAACCAGGGCACCATCTTCCTGGGCGGACCGCCGCTGGTGAAGGCGGCCACCGGCGAGGTGGTCACGGCCGAGGACCTCGGTGGCGGCGACGTCCACTCCAAGATCTCGGGCGTGACGGATCACCTCGCGACCGACGATCGTGACGCGCTCCGCCGGGTCCGCGCGATCGTGGCGACCCTCGGCCCCCGCACGCCGTCGCCGTGGGAGGTACGCACACCGCTGCCTGCGAGCGATCAGTCGGAGCTGTACGACGTGGTGCCGACAGATCCGCGCACCCCGTACGACGTGCACGAGGTGATCACCCGCCTGGTGGACGGTGGGCAGTTCCAGGAGTTCAAGGCCGAGTACGGCACCACGCTGGTGACCGGGTTCGCCCACATCGACGGCCACCCGGTGGGCATCGTTGCGAACAACGGTGTGCTGTTCGGTGAGTCCGCAGTGAAGGGCGCCCACTTCATCGAGCTGTGTGACAAGCGCAGCGTCCCGTTGCTGTTCCTGCAGAACATCACCGGCTTCATGGTCGGGCGGGAGTACGAGGCGGGCGGCATCGCCAAGCACGGCGCGAAGATGGTCACCGCGGTGGCGTGTGCCCGGGTACCGAAGCTGACGGTCGTCATCGGCGGGTCCTACGGCGCGGGCAACTACTCGATGTGCGGCCGGGCGTACTCGCCGCGCTTCCTGTGGATGTGGCCGAACGCGCGCATCTCCGTCATGGGCGGGGAGCAGGCGGCGTCGGTGCTCGCGACCGTGCGCAGCGATCAGCGGTCCGCGTCCGGCGAGCCGTGGACCGAGGACGAGCAGGAGCGGTTCAAGGAACCCATCCGCCGTCAGTACGAGGAGCAGGGCAACCCGTACCACTCGACGGCGCGGCTGTGGGACGACGGCATCATCGATCCGGCCGACACCAGAACTGTTCTCTCACTTGCTCTGTCGGTGTGCGCCAACGCGCCGCTCGAGCCGGTGTCCTACGGCGTCTTCAGGATGTGA
- a CDS encoding acyltransferase: MGIATGARREHADSETGPYVHPAALCESTHVGPGTRVWAFAHILSGAVVGSDCNICDHVFVEGGVRIGDGVTVKNRVLLFDGVTVEDEVFLGPGVTFTNDLRPRAHISRSGESLSSTLIRRGATLGAGVVVVCGVTVGESSFVGAGAVVNRDVPRHAFVVGNPARQIGWVCRCGARLAEDLTCECGVAHELRDDGVYPSATPLRP; encoded by the coding sequence ATGGGCATCGCCACGGGGGCCCGGCGTGAGCACGCCGACAGTGAGACCGGACCGTACGTTCATCCTGCCGCGCTGTGCGAGAGCACGCACGTCGGTCCCGGCACCCGGGTCTGGGCCTTCGCGCACATCCTCTCGGGCGCGGTCGTGGGCTCGGACTGCAACATCTGCGACCACGTCTTCGTCGAGGGCGGTGTACGGATCGGCGACGGTGTCACCGTGAAGAACCGCGTCCTGCTGTTCGACGGCGTGACGGTCGAGGACGAGGTCTTCCTGGGTCCCGGCGTCACCTTCACGAACGATCTGCGCCCGCGCGCTCACATCAGCCGATCAGGGGAATCGTTGTCGTCCACTCTGATCCGGCGTGGTGCGACGCTGGGTGCCGGTGTCGTCGTCGTGTGCGGGGTGACCGTCGGGGAATCGTCCTTCGTCGGAGCGGGGGCAGTGGTGAACCGCGACGTGCCGCGCCATGCGTTCGTCGTCGGCAACCCGGCCCGGCAGATCGGTTGGGTGTGCCGATGCGGTGCCCGTCTCGCGGAGGACCTCACGTGTGAGTGCGGGGTCGCACACGAACTGCGCGATGACGGCGTGTACCCGTCGGCCACCCCACTCCGACCGTGA
- a CDS encoding acetyl-CoA C-acetyltransferase, which produces MTSKEKRPVAILGGNRIPFARSNKVYANASNQDMLTAAVDGLVSRFNLQGERLGLVAGGAVLKHSRDFNLTREVVLGSALSPYTPAFDLQQACGTSMQTVIAVGDAIASGRIDVGIGSGVDTTSDAPISVNNELREFLLTLNRAKSTADRLKLLAGVRPSMLGIEIPKNGEPRTGMSMGEHAAVTAKEFGVRREDQDALAAASHQNMAKAYDSGFFDDLVTPYLGLTRDDNLRPDSTAEKLAKLKPVFGTSLGDATMTAGNSTPLTDGASSVLLSTDEWAAQHNLPVLAHLVDSEFAAVDYIHGNGSYKDGLLMAPTYAIPRLLERNGLTLQDFDYYEIHEAFASVVLATLQAFESDEYCKERLGLDGALGSIDRSKLNVNGSSLAAGHPFAATGGRVVATLAKMLAQKGSGRGLISICAAGGQGITAIVEA; this is translated from the coding sequence ATGACCAGCAAAGAGAAGCGCCCCGTCGCGATCCTCGGTGGAAACAGAATACCGTTCGCGCGCTCGAACAAGGTGTACGCCAACGCCTCGAACCAGGACATGTTGACGGCGGCCGTCGACGGTCTCGTCTCCCGCTTCAACCTGCAGGGTGAGCGGCTCGGCCTCGTGGCCGGTGGTGCGGTGCTCAAGCACAGCCGCGACTTCAACCTCACCCGCGAGGTCGTCCTGGGCAGCGCGCTGAGCCCGTACACCCCGGCGTTCGACCTGCAGCAGGCCTGCGGCACGAGCATGCAGACGGTCATCGCCGTCGGCGATGCCATCGCGTCGGGCCGGATCGACGTGGGAATCGGCAGCGGTGTCGACACCACGTCCGACGCGCCCATCAGCGTCAACAACGAGCTGCGCGAGTTCCTGCTCACGCTCAACCGGGCGAAGAGCACCGCCGACCGCCTCAAGCTGCTCGCGGGCGTCCGCCCGTCGATGCTGGGGATCGAGATCCCGAAGAACGGCGAGCCCCGCACCGGCATGTCGATGGGCGAGCACGCCGCCGTCACGGCCAAGGAGTTCGGCGTGCGCCGCGAGGACCAGGACGCCCTCGCCGCGGCCAGCCACCAGAACATGGCGAAGGCCTACGACAGTGGCTTCTTCGACGACCTGGTCACCCCGTACCTCGGTCTGACCCGCGACGACAACCTGCGTCCGGACTCCACGGCCGAGAAGCTGGCCAAGCTGAAGCCCGTGTTCGGCACCTCGCTGGGCGACGCCACGATGACGGCCGGCAACTCGACGCCGCTCACCGACGGCGCGTCCTCCGTGCTGCTGTCCACCGACGAGTGGGCCGCGCAGCACAACCTGCCGGTGCTCGCGCACCTCGTCGACTCGGAGTTCGCGGCCGTGGACTACATCCACGGCAACGGCTCGTACAAGGACGGCCTGCTCATGGCGCCGACGTACGCCATCCCGCGTCTGCTCGAGCGCAACGGCCTGACACTGCAGGACTTCGACTACTACGAGATCCACGAGGCCTTCGCCTCCGTGGTGCTCGCGACGCTGCAGGCCTTCGAGAGCGACGAGTACTGCAAGGAGCGTCTGGGTCTCGACGGTGCGCTGGGATCGATCGATCGCAGCAAGCTGAACGTGAACGGCTCCTCGCTGGCCGCGGGTCACCCGTTCGCGGCGACCGGCGGACGCGTCGTGGCCACGCTCGCGAAGATGTTGGCGCAGAAGGGTTCCGGCCGCGGACTCATCTCCATCTGTGCCGCCGGTGGCCAGGGCATCACGGCCATCGTGGAGGCCTGA
- a CDS encoding MaoC/PaaZ C-terminal domain-containing protein, with protein sequence MATVIPLDGPPRIRDIYTRAALDSLPIIGGGKRTPTAPDATYTLGGIRIDRDNLATYAKVTGLRLSDTLPLTYPFTLVFPTVMSLMVSKDFPFAAMGSVHAENVIESFRPIGTSEPLDIAVHAENVREHRKGLLVDVVSDVSVGRELVWRQTSTFLSLQKTSLSGGPREAPPADEVPPPPTSILRVDQKTISRYAAVSGDRNPIHVSSLGAKAFGFPRTIAHGMWSAAAVLSAVDGKIQDRVTYSVRFGKPIVLPAKINVYAERVGTGVGPGQWDVALKHPKKGYPFLTGTLR encoded by the coding sequence GTGGCCACGGTGATCCCGCTCGACGGCCCGCCGAGGATCCGCGACATCTACACCCGCGCGGCTCTCGACTCGCTGCCGATCATCGGCGGCGGGAAGCGCACGCCGACGGCACCGGACGCGACGTACACCCTCGGCGGAATCCGGATCGATCGGGACAACCTCGCGACGTACGCCAAGGTGACCGGCCTCCGTCTCAGCGACACCCTGCCGCTGACGTACCCCTTCACCCTGGTGTTCCCCACCGTGATGTCCCTCATGGTGTCCAAGGACTTCCCGTTCGCGGCCATGGGATCGGTGCACGCGGAGAACGTGATCGAGAGCTTCCGCCCCATCGGGACCTCGGAGCCGCTCGACATCGCGGTGCACGCGGAGAACGTCCGCGAGCACCGGAAGGGACTGCTCGTCGACGTCGTCAGCGACGTGTCGGTGGGCCGAGAGCTGGTGTGGCGTCAGACGTCCACCTTCCTCAGCCTCCAGAAGACGTCGCTGTCCGGTGGACCTCGAGAGGCACCGCCGGCCGACGAGGTCCCGCCGCCGCCCACCTCGATTCTGCGGGTGGACCAGAAGACCATCTCGCGCTACGCGGCGGTGAGTGGTGACCGCAACCCGATCCACGTCTCGTCGCTGGGCGCCAAGGCCTTCGGCTTCCCGCGCACCATCGCTCACGGGATGTGGAGTGCGGCGGCCGTACTCAGCGCCGTCGACGGCAAGATCCAGGACCGTGTCACGTACTCGGTGCGCTTCGGCAAGCCGATCGTGTTGCCCGCCAAGATCAACGTGTACGCCGAGCGGGTGGGCACGGGCGTCGGGCCGGGGCAGTGGGACGTGGCGCTGAAGCACCCGAAGAAGGGCTACCCGTTCCTGACGGGCACCCTGCGCTGA
- a CDS encoding VanW family protein, whose translation MTEDVPAQHEHRTAPEGTRSTRRRTIALSAAGGVVAVAALLYAADWFTSTGDIPRGVTVAGVEVGGRSVAEADNRLRDALGPRTDAPVDVRADDVAATLTPAAAGLGIDWAATLDRVGDQPLSPFTRLASFFGTREIGVVSTVDDAALTAAVGSLSPQVDRPAVEGDVVIEAGVPRAVGPVPGRTLDVPGAASAFRTDWAEGGPVELPVVVEEVEVDAAAIDAAIQDVATPAVSAPVVVTGEDGATTTLAPDRVGEVLSFEPDDDGGLRPVYDTNAAIGILAPGLAATETRPVDARFDFSGGRPVVVPSVDGTEVRWPETLATLPDLLAASGDARTTVAQYGPRPAALTTDAANALGIREVISEYTTGGFEYASGVNIGLTADIVNGAVVKPGETFSLNGYTGPRGTAQGFVESGIIDNGRPDRAVGGGISQFATTLYNAGYFGGMDDVDHTEHSYYISRYPEAREATVFEGAIDLQFRNPASTGVVVESFADGSSVTVRLWGTKTVEVESITGSRSRPTTPDTVRLPRGEQCVASSGAPGFTTSDTRIIRDAATGAEISRNTRTVRYDPVPIVRCE comes from the coding sequence GTGACCGAGGACGTACCGGCGCAGCACGAGCACCGGACCGCCCCCGAGGGCACGCGCTCCACCCGCCGGCGCACGATCGCGCTGTCCGCGGCCGGCGGCGTCGTCGCCGTGGCCGCGCTCCTGTACGCCGCCGACTGGTTCACCTCCACCGGTGACATCCCCCGCGGCGTGACCGTCGCGGGCGTCGAGGTCGGCGGCCGCAGTGTGGCGGAGGCGGACAACCGGCTCCGCGACGCCCTGGGTCCGCGCACCGACGCCCCGGTGGACGTGCGCGCGGACGATGTCGCCGCCACCCTCACCCCGGCCGCCGCCGGTCTCGGAATCGACTGGGCAGCAACCCTCGATCGTGTCGGCGACCAGCCTCTCTCCCCGTTCACCAGGCTCGCGTCGTTCTTCGGCACCCGCGAGATCGGTGTCGTGTCCACTGTCGACGACGCGGCACTCACCGCCGCCGTCGGATCGTTGTCCCCGCAGGTCGACCGCCCCGCGGTGGAGGGCGACGTGGTCATCGAGGCCGGCGTGCCCCGCGCCGTCGGACCCGTTCCCGGACGCACGCTCGACGTACCGGGTGCGGCGTCCGCGTTCCGCACCGACTGGGCCGAGGGCGGTCCGGTGGAGCTCCCCGTCGTCGTCGAGGAAGTCGAGGTCGACGCTGCCGCGATCGACGCGGCGATCCAGGACGTGGCGACGCCCGCGGTGTCGGCGCCGGTGGTCGTGACCGGCGAGGACGGTGCGACGACGACGCTCGCACCCGATCGCGTCGGCGAGGTCCTGAGCTTCGAACCGGACGACGACGGCGGTCTGCGGCCGGTGTACGACACGAATGCCGCGATCGGCATCCTCGCGCCCGGGCTGGCGGCCACCGAGACCCGGCCCGTCGACGCGCGCTTCGACTTCTCCGGGGGTCGACCCGTGGTGGTTCCGTCCGTCGACGGCACCGAGGTGCGCTGGCCGGAGACACTGGCCACCCTGCCGGACCTGCTGGCGGCGTCCGGTGACGCGCGCACCACCGTCGCGCAGTACGGACCGCGTCCGGCGGCACTGACCACGGACGCGGCGAACGCTCTCGGAATCCGGGAAGTGATCAGCGAGTACACGACCGGCGGGTTCGAGTACGCGTCGGGTGTCAACATCGGTCTCACGGCGGACATCGTGAACGGCGCCGTGGTGAAGCCGGGCGAGACGTTCTCACTCAATGGCTACACCGGTCCCCGCGGGACGGCGCAGGGGTTCGTCGAGTCGGGCATCATCGACAACGGCCGACCCGATCGCGCCGTCGGCGGAGGCATCAGCCAGTTCGCCACCACCCTGTACAACGCCGGCTACTTCGGCGGCATGGACGACGTCGATCACACCGAGCACAGCTACTACATCAGCCGCTACCCCGAGGCCCGCGAGGCGACGGTCTTCGAGGGCGCGATCGATCTGCAGTTCCGGAACCCGGCGTCGACGGGTGTGGTCGTCGAGTCGTTCGCCGACGGATCCTCCGTCACGGTGCGGTTGTGGGGCACCAAGACCGTCGAGGTGGAGTCGATCACCGGCTCCCGCAGCCGACCCACCACGCCGGACACCGTCCGGCTGCCGCGCGGAGAGCAATGTGTCGCGTCGAGCGGAGCGCCCGGCTTCACCACCAGCGACACCCGGATCATCCGCGACGCGGCGACGGGTGCGGAGATCTCGCGGAACACGCGCACGGTGCGCTACGACCCGGTGCCGATCGTCCGCTGCGAGTGA
- a CDS encoding 3-oxoacyl-ACP reductase: MAATKGAPDLYSQFLSSAPGAFLAKQAGLPKPETLRRYQPGEPPLAGPVLIGGSGRLVEPLRVLLSDYPAASPHDDKLGGLVFDATGIENIEQLEQLYQFFQPAVRNLGPSSRVVVLGTTPEETGDIEEHIAQRALEGFTRSVGKELRRGGTAQLVYVSPDAAPDLSGVESTLRFLLSAKSAFVSGQVIAVGKDGSTAPASWDRPLEGKVALVTGAARGIGATIAEVLSRDGAHVICADIPAAGEALSQTANKVGGTSLALDVTAPDAAEVLEKHVKERHSGGLDIVVHNAGITRDKLLANMDDGRWNSVIGVNLAAPHRLTTALVKSGTLNDGGRVIDVSSIAGIAGNRGQTNYGTSKAGVIGLVHAEAPELAKKDITINAVAPGFIETAMTAAIPFATREAGRRMSSLLQGGQTVDVAETIAYFASPASNAVTGQVVRVCGQSLIGA, encoded by the coding sequence ATGGCAGCCACCAAGGGAGCCCCTGACCTCTACTCGCAGTTCCTCTCCTCTGCTCCCGGCGCGTTTCTCGCCAAGCAGGCGGGACTGCCGAAGCCGGAGACTCTGCGTCGCTACCAGCCGGGTGAGCCTCCGCTCGCCGGCCCGGTCCTGATCGGCGGCAGCGGTCGCCTCGTCGAGCCGCTGCGCGTGCTGCTCTCGGACTACCCCGCCGCGAGCCCGCACGACGACAAGCTGGGCGGCCTCGTGTTCGACGCCACCGGCATCGAGAACATTGAGCAGCTCGAGCAGCTGTACCAGTTCTTCCAGCCCGCGGTCCGCAACCTCGGACCGTCGAGCCGCGTCGTCGTCCTCGGCACCACGCCCGAGGAGACCGGCGACATCGAGGAGCACATCGCTCAGCGCGCGCTCGAGGGCTTCACCCGCAGCGTCGGCAAGGAACTGCGCCGCGGCGGCACCGCGCAGCTGGTCTACGTCTCCCCCGACGCCGCGCCGGACCTGTCCGGTGTCGAGTCCACCCTGCGCTTCCTGCTCTCGGCCAAGTCCGCGTTCGTGTCCGGTCAGGTCATCGCCGTCGGCAAGGACGGGTCCACGGCCCCCGCCTCGTGGGACCGGCCGCTCGAAGGCAAGGTCGCTCTGGTCACCGGCGCCGCCCGTGGCATCGGCGCCACCATCGCCGAGGTTCTCTCACGCGACGGCGCGCACGTCATCTGCGCCGACATCCCCGCGGCCGGCGAGGCCCTCTCGCAGACCGCCAACAAGGTCGGCGGCACGTCGCTGGCACTCGACGTCACGGCTCCCGACGCTGCCGAGGTGCTCGAGAAGCACGTGAAGGAGCGCCACAGCGGCGGCCTCGACATCGTCGTCCACAACGCCGGCATCACGCGCGACAAGCTCCTCGCCAACATGGACGACGGCCGGTGGAACTCCGTCATCGGCGTCAACCTCGCAGCGCCGCACCGCCTCACCACCGCTCTGGTGAAGTCCGGCACGCTGAACGACGGCGGCCGCGTGATCGACGTGTCCTCCATCGCGGGCATCGCCGGCAACCGCGGCCAGACCAACTACGGCACGTCCAAGGCCGGCGTCATCGGCCTGGTGCACGCCGAGGCACCCGAACTGGCGAAGAAGGACATCACCATCAACGCGGTGGCGCCCGGCTTCATCGAGACGGCCATGACCGCGGCCATTCCGTTCGCCACTCGCGAGGCCGGCCGCCGGATGAGCTCGCTGCTGCAGGGCGGCCAGACCGTCGACGTCGCGGAGACCATCGCGTACTTCGCGAGCCCGGCCTCCAACGCTGTCACCGGTCAGGTCGTCCGCGTGTGCGGCCAGTCCCTGATCGGAGCGTGA
- a CDS encoding flavin reductase family protein, translating into MSQTASSELDQATLRQAYGTFPSGVVAIAARIGDVPVGLAASSFVSVSLDPPLVAVCIQNTSTTWPKFRDATHIGISVLGEAHDVAARSLAAKTGDRFAGLTLETTPDGAIFIDGASSWLDTTIEQELPAGDHAIVLLRVHGLEVHSDVAPIVFQGSRFRKLVVEQR; encoded by the coding sequence ATGAGTCAGACCGCATCCTCCGAGCTCGACCAGGCGACCCTCCGTCAGGCGTACGGCACCTTCCCGAGTGGGGTCGTCGCCATCGCGGCTCGCATCGGCGACGTGCCGGTCGGTCTGGCCGCGAGCAGTTTCGTGTCGGTCTCCCTCGACCCGCCGCTGGTCGCGGTGTGCATCCAGAACACGTCGACCACGTGGCCCAAGTTCCGCGACGCGACGCACATCGGCATCAGCGTTCTCGGCGAGGCCCACGACGTGGCCGCGCGCAGCCTCGCGGCGAAGACGGGTGACCGGTTCGCTGGTCTGACGCTGGAGACGACGCCCGACGGGGCCATCTTCATCGACGGCGCGTCCTCGTGGCTCGACACCACGATCGAGCAGGAGCTGCCGGCGGGTGATCACGCCATCGTCCTGCTGCGCGTGCACGGTCTCGAGGTGCACTCCGACGTCGCGCCCATCGTGTTCCAGGGCAGCCGCTTCCGAAAGCTGGTCGTCGAGCAGCGCTGA